One genomic region from Bufo bufo chromosome 3, aBufBuf1.1, whole genome shotgun sequence encodes:
- the PDHA1 gene encoding pyruvate dehydrogenase E1 component subunit alpha, somatic form, mitochondrial isoform X2 — MQKMLSLLSRVLQGSAKKPVTAARVIVASRSYADFANEATFDIKKCDVHRLEEAPPTTAVLTREQGLQYYRTMQTIRRMELKSDQLYKQKIIRGFCHLYDGQEACCVGLEASINPTDHLITAYRAHGYTYTRGLSVKEILAELTGRRGGCAKGKGGSMHMYAKNFYGGNGIVGAQVPLGAGIALACKYFGKNEICLALYGDGAANQGQIFETYNMAALWKLPCIFICENNRYGMGTSVERAAASTDYYKRGDYIPGLRVDGMDVLCVREATKFAADHCRSGKGPILMELQTYRYHGHSMSDPGVSYRTREEIQEVRSKSDPITLLKDRMLNNNLSNVDELKEIDVEVRKEIEEAAQFATTDPEPPLEELGYHIYRNEPTFEVRGANPWIKYKSVS, encoded by the exons GCTGCCCGTGTTATTGTGGCGTCACGTAGCTACGCAGACTTTGCAAACGAAGCAACATTTGATATCAAG AAATGCGACGTTCACCGATTGGAGGAGGCCCCACCAACCACAGCAGTGCTGACCCGCGAGCAGGGGCTGCAGTACTACAGGACTATGCAGACCATCCGGCGCATGGAACTGAAGTCCGATCAGCTCTATAAGCAGAAAATTATACGTGGATTCTGTCATCTTTATGATGGGCAG GAAGCGTGTTGTGTTGGTCTTGAGGCTTCTATAAACCCGACAGATCACCTAATTACAGCCTACCGGGCGCATGGATACACCTATACCCGGGGGTTGTCTGTAAAGGAGATCCTGGCAGAGCTTACAG GAAGAAGAGGTGGTTGTGCCAAAGGTAAAGGGGGCTCTATGCACATGTACGCCAAGAACTTTTATGGAGGAAATGGCATAGTGGGAGCTCAG GTCCCCCTTGGTGCAGGCATTGCTTTGGCCTGTAAGTATTTTGGAAAAAATGAGATCTGTTTGGCCTTGTATGGTGACGGTGCTGCTAATCAG ggtcagatttttGAGACCTACAACATGGCTGCCTTATGGAAACTGCCCTGTATCTTCATTTGTGAGAACAACAGATATGGCATGGGCACCTCTGTGGAGAGGGCTGCGGCCAGTACCGACTACTACAAACGTGGGGACTACATCCCAGGCCTCAGG GTTGATGGCATGGATGTTCTTTGTGTCAGAGAAGCCACCAAGTTTGCTGCTGATCACTGCAGATCTGGAAAG GGGCCTATTCTGATGGAGCTGCAGACTTACCGTTACCATGGACATAGTATGAGTGACCCTGGGGTTAG CTACCGAACAAGAGAAGAAATTCAGGAAGTGAGgagtaaaagtgaccccatcaccCTGCTGAAGGACAGgatgctcaacaataacttgtccAATGTAGATGAACTGAAG GAAATCGACGTTGAAGTGCGAAAGGAAATTGAGGAAGCTGCTCAGTTTGCCACCACTGACCCAGAGCCTCCTCTAGAGGAACTAGGATATCACATTTATCGCAATGAACCTACTTTTGAAGTAAGAGGTGCAAACCCCTGGATCAAGTACAAGTCTGTCAGCTAA
- the PDHA1 gene encoding pyruvate dehydrogenase E1 component subunit alpha, somatic form, mitochondrial isoform X1: MQKMLSLLSRVLQGSAKKPVTGAAGEAARVIVASRSYADFANEATFDIKKCDVHRLEEAPPTTAVLTREQGLQYYRTMQTIRRMELKSDQLYKQKIIRGFCHLYDGQEACCVGLEASINPTDHLITAYRAHGYTYTRGLSVKEILAELTGRRGGCAKGKGGSMHMYAKNFYGGNGIVGAQVPLGAGIALACKYFGKNEICLALYGDGAANQGQIFETYNMAALWKLPCIFICENNRYGMGTSVERAAASTDYYKRGDYIPGLRVDGMDVLCVREATKFAADHCRSGKGPILMELQTYRYHGHSMSDPGVSYRTREEIQEVRSKSDPITLLKDRMLNNNLSNVDELKEIDVEVRKEIEEAAQFATTDPEPPLEELGYHIYRNEPTFEVRGANPWIKYKSVS; encoded by the exons GCTGCCCGTGTTATTGTGGCGTCACGTAGCTACGCAGACTTTGCAAACGAAGCAACATTTGATATCAAG AAATGCGACGTTCACCGATTGGAGGAGGCCCCACCAACCACAGCAGTGCTGACCCGCGAGCAGGGGCTGCAGTACTACAGGACTATGCAGACCATCCGGCGCATGGAACTGAAGTCCGATCAGCTCTATAAGCAGAAAATTATACGTGGATTCTGTCATCTTTATGATGGGCAG GAAGCGTGTTGTGTTGGTCTTGAGGCTTCTATAAACCCGACAGATCACCTAATTACAGCCTACCGGGCGCATGGATACACCTATACCCGGGGGTTGTCTGTAAAGGAGATCCTGGCAGAGCTTACAG GAAGAAGAGGTGGTTGTGCCAAAGGTAAAGGGGGCTCTATGCACATGTACGCCAAGAACTTTTATGGAGGAAATGGCATAGTGGGAGCTCAG GTCCCCCTTGGTGCAGGCATTGCTTTGGCCTGTAAGTATTTTGGAAAAAATGAGATCTGTTTGGCCTTGTATGGTGACGGTGCTGCTAATCAG ggtcagatttttGAGACCTACAACATGGCTGCCTTATGGAAACTGCCCTGTATCTTCATTTGTGAGAACAACAGATATGGCATGGGCACCTCTGTGGAGAGGGCTGCGGCCAGTACCGACTACTACAAACGTGGGGACTACATCCCAGGCCTCAGG GTTGATGGCATGGATGTTCTTTGTGTCAGAGAAGCCACCAAGTTTGCTGCTGATCACTGCAGATCTGGAAAG GGGCCTATTCTGATGGAGCTGCAGACTTACCGTTACCATGGACATAGTATGAGTGACCCTGGGGTTAG CTACCGAACAAGAGAAGAAATTCAGGAAGTGAGgagtaaaagtgaccccatcaccCTGCTGAAGGACAGgatgctcaacaataacttgtccAATGTAGATGAACTGAAG GAAATCGACGTTGAAGTGCGAAAGGAAATTGAGGAAGCTGCTCAGTTTGCCACCACTGACCCAGAGCCTCCTCTAGAGGAACTAGGATATCACATTTATCGCAATGAACCTACTTTTGAAGTAAGAGGTGCAAACCCCTGGATCAAGTACAAGTCTGTCAGCTAA